In Nicotiana tabacum cultivar K326 chromosome 10, ASM71507v2, whole genome shotgun sequence, the DNA window CTTACGCAAGATTAAATTGTTACTTCGTCCATTGCGACGGTGAAAAATTCCATAAGAATGATGGGGGTTCGTAAGGCAGTGAGGTTGAACGATTCAAGGGACCTGAGGGCTGAGGggaccaataacaacaacatgtTGGTTTTATTTAGTAAATTGGAAAAAAACACAGTTGCTTCAATCTGTTCCAAATTAAAGTTTGCTTAAAACTCTTATACAGTCTACAACTGGTGATCGTACAATTCGCCAGCCAATATAAGAATGCCATGGGATGGATAAACTCAATAATTAGTGATTAAAGaatggaaaaatatttaaaaccttttAAACTTGACACGAATTATTAGTTACATCCTTAAACTATTCGTAATTTTAATTACCCTTTTCAGAACTTGGCAATTGATAACTGTTATCCCCTGGATCCTGACGTGATAAAAAGCATGTATACTCTTCCTTTTGGGTTCATAGGAGTGAAAGATCAAAAATCAGctccaacaataacaataacaacaacaacaaaaaactcaGTGTATTTTTATaaatggggtctagggagggtagtgtgtacgtagaccttactcctaccttatAGAGATAGAGAGGTTgcttctgatagaccctcggctcaaagaacAGTGGAGATAAAGAAACAAGTGGCAAGAAATAGTAACAACAATGTATTATGGTAACAGTGCGAGTGACACAACAAGTAATAGTAAAGAACCATGAATAAGATAATACAAAAATAGTCCTAGTTCTACTGGTAAGCCTAGGAGGAACACACTACTATCTGTCAACCTACAACTCTAATCCTCAACCTCCACACCTTTCTATCGTGGGTCATATCCTCGATAAGCTGGAGCAATATCATGTCTTGCTTAACTacatctccccaatacttcttaggacTATCCCTTTTGTTCCTCAGACCTGCCATGGACAACCTCTCACACCCTCTCATCGGAGCATCTATGTCTCTCCttttcacatgcccgaaccatctcaacctaGATTCCCGCAACTTGTCCTCCATAGATGCCACTTCTACCTTATCCGTAAtaactttattcctaatcttgtcCTTCCTGGTATATctacacatccatctcaacatccttattttGGCGACTTTCAACTTCTGGACATGGAATTTCTTGACGAGCAAGCACTCAGCCTCAtataacatagtcggtctaaccatcACTTTGTAGAACGTGCCCTTAAGTGcaggtggcacattcttatcacgcAAAACCCCCGAGGTGAGCCTCCATCTCATCCACCCCCTCCAATATTATGAGAAACATCCTCTTCATTCGTCTCGTTGtcttgaataatagacccaagatacttgaaactatccCTTTTGGGGACGACTTAACTGTCAATCTTCACTTTCACTCTTTCTTCATACATCCCATCACTCAACTTGCAATCCGAGTACTCAAAGCCAAACTTTTCCGAAAATcttccgaattcatcccgaggccccccggacctccACCAAAAGTACGAATAGGTCACATAATACTATTCAAACTtaaaccttcggaacactcaaaacaacatcaaatcatcaaaacaccctcagattcaagcctaaggtttccaaaacttccaaattccgctttccaTCAAAAcatctatcaaaccttgtccaaatgacctggaattttgcacacacgtcacaaatgacacaaagacctactccaatttccggaattcccttctgatccctatatcaaaatttccactaccaacccaGAAAACacccaaaattccaatttcgccacttcaagcctaaatctaccacgggccttcaaaatacattctgatcacgctcctaagttccaaatcacctaacgaagctatccgaaccatcgaaagtCACATCCGATATCTTTTCCACATAAGTCAACgtttggttgactttttcaactcaagtttactcaaaagagactaagtgtctcatttttcTACAAAACCAccccgaacccaaaccaaccaacccgatactacATAATATAACTGAACAAGatataaagaagaagaaatgggagaaacagagtggtaactcatgaaacgaccggctgggtcattacattttTGCTCCAACAATTCATCATCGCAAATTCGCAATCAATGTTCTTAGTTaaaaatcttatttcattatctaAAGGTCTCCATTCACAGAAAACATGATTTATGgatgaaaaaaatagaaagaacacTCACAATTTTATACTTCAAAATTCACTGCGATCAATCAAAACCTTGTTATACGTCAAAATTCACTGCGATCAAATGCCTCAAATACAGCTACTTATAAGGAATACTGATCAATCAATGATGACATTGCCGCTGGCATATTGAAAAGATTAATTTTCGTTCTtataccatataggaaactatattaccaaatatgttcatagtttgcatattacctttcatgctaatagtatttctacataatatatacaatgcattaaataaggaatcattgtagCTGTAGGATTATTTATTTAGGCGCGCTAGAAAGGAGGAATTAAATATTCTTCTAGATCTTCCACAACGTAAATCACGCACAGTAATAATTATCGTCGGCTTCGTTACAAAATTTCCATACTCTGTTTTCGTGATACACTTTGTTTCAACATTTTCTctgatttcacaaatcaaaaacgacaaaatcttctacaattcttcTGCAACAAATGCAATTATGGCGAAAATACCAATTATGCTACAactgaatgggaattgggatagctGTGGGAGATTTAGAGAATTTCAGGTCGATGGCATTGTAGTCGATGAGAATGCGAGTTATAGTCTACTGATTTCTACAATAGCACAGCAATTAATGATTGATACAtccaaaaaaattatagaaatcaaatacattCTCAACGAGCATTGTCCTCCAATGGAAATTAGTAACGATATGGATGTTCGTGTATACATGGagacgaaaaaggaaaacaaaaacttaGGATCATATTCGCTATGTATAACTGTTCACGATTTCAATATGGAATTAAGTATCACCAATGAGAACACAGCTGCAGGTGTGTGATGTTATTTTTTTCGTTGAAATTCTGGTACAATGTCAATGAACTACACTTTATCTACATTTTATCTTCAAATAAACTACATATATATCAGTATGGATTTCTATAATATCTATAAAATTTCTACATTTATTCTACAATAAAACTACATataatttgaaaaattaatataaaatactGAATTTCAACCTTTCTataaattatctacaaaatttctacaaactgGTCATAAcagtatttatatttattttcatgtAGGTTCGTCTTGAAtactaaagttacttgatatgtcAACATCTCCTGTTATAGAGGAATATGAAAGTATAATAATAACAGATAGTACACCAAGTTCTATTGAATTATGACAAGTATACCAAGACAAGGAAATAATTGTAACTGCAATGAAGCATTATTCTGTCATGCACAAGTTCCAATTCAGGGTTAAAGATCTAGTTCTAGAAGGTATGAACATATGAATAGTCaaagattattatttttttaattttgtagtttatttgtaattttttacttCTTCAGTTTTTCCTTGTGATAATGTTTAACAGAATTGTAGTTGAATTATAGTTATGTTGTATATAGATTTTATAATGTAATT includes these proteins:
- the LOC107766524 gene encoding uncharacterized protein LOC107766524; the encoded protein is MLYEAECLLVKKFHVQKLKVAKIRMLRWMCRYTRKDKIRNKVITDKVEVASMEDKLRESRLRWFGHVKRRDIDAPMRGCERLSMAGLRNKRDSPKKYWGDVVKQDMILLQLIEDMTHDRKVWRLRIRVVG